A stretch of Synergistaceae bacterium DNA encodes these proteins:
- a CDS encoding 6-phosphofructokinase: MTTPVRNVLAIVCGGGPAPGINSVISSVTIEAKKSGWEVYGIYDGFSNLVNGEKKIIALTIDMVSRINADGGSILRISRCNPTKNEESLRNVVNSLIELGVTHLVTIGGDDTAYTASRIAYYAKNSLGITISFVHVPKTIDNDLPLPDGISTFGFETARALGAQIVSSLMEDAKTTGRWYLVVTMGRVSGHLALGIGKSAGATITVIPEELPRNEKIPLCLVVDIITGAIIKRLAAGRNYGVAVTAEGLIEKIRIEDLEAAACLECDEHGHIRYAEINFSDVLKKALLKNLSSLGIKMTVNNKEVGYEVRCAPPNAFDIEYTRDLGYAAFDFLRNGGTDALISIQNNRIVPIPFDEIMDPVTKKTRIRTVNTESIKYRIAREYMIRLEKKDFKPGIEFEKLAAAAKLSPEDFRKRFQYVTELSG; encoded by the coding sequence ATGACTACTCCAGTGCGAAATGTTCTTGCCATTGTCTGCGGAGGCGGTCCTGCTCCGGGGATCAACAGCGTAATAAGCTCTGTTACCATCGAAGCTAAAAAATCAGGTTGGGAAGTGTACGGCATATACGACGGGTTCTCCAACCTTGTTAATGGAGAGAAAAAAATCATCGCACTCACAATAGACATGGTGAGCCGAATCAACGCCGACGGCGGGAGCATCCTCCGTATTTCACGGTGCAACCCCACAAAGAACGAAGAATCTCTACGTAATGTGGTGAACTCACTCATAGAGTTGGGGGTCACCCATCTTGTCACCATAGGAGGGGACGATACAGCCTATACCGCCTCTCGTATAGCATACTACGCGAAAAATAGCCTAGGCATTACCATAAGTTTCGTCCACGTGCCGAAAACCATTGACAACGACCTCCCGCTTCCGGATGGGATCTCCACCTTCGGATTCGAAACAGCGCGCGCCCTTGGAGCCCAGATCGTCTCAAGCCTCATGGAGGACGCCAAGACTACCGGACGGTGGTACCTCGTAGTAACGATGGGCCGCGTATCCGGTCACCTGGCTCTGGGCATAGGAAAGAGCGCGGGGGCAACTATCACCGTGATCCCGGAAGAACTGCCCCGGAATGAGAAAATTCCGCTCTGCCTTGTTGTCGACATAATTACAGGGGCCATAATCAAACGTCTTGCTGCGGGGCGAAACTACGGAGTAGCGGTAACAGCGGAAGGACTCATCGAAAAAATCCGCATCGAGGATCTGGAAGCAGCTGCCTGTCTTGAGTGCGACGAGCACGGTCACATCCGCTACGCGGAGATCAATTTCTCTGATGTGCTAAAGAAGGCACTGCTGAAAAATCTCTCTTCGCTGGGTATCAAGATGACCGTCAACAACAAAGAGGTAGGTTATGAGGTCCGGTGCGCGCCACCAAACGCTTTCGACATCGAGTACACCAGAGATCTCGGCTACGCCGCATTTGATTTCCTCAGAAACGGCGGGACAGACGCGCTCATTTCAATCCAGAACAACAGGATAGTCCCCATTCCCTTCGATGAAATAATGGATCCTGTCACCAAAAAGACCAGGATACGCACAGTAAATACCGAGTCCATAAAATACCGCATCGCGCGTGAATACATGATACGTCTGGAAAAAAAGGATTTCAAACCTGGTATTGAATTTGAAAAACTGGCTGCAGCAGCAAAACTGTCACCAGAGGATTTCCGGAAACGTTTTCAGTACGTAACAGAGCTATCGGGTTAA
- the mprF gene encoding bifunctional lysylphosphatidylglycerol flippase/synthetase MprF — MEFLRSRKIVPAIGLIITAITLYFIHTELSQYRFEDIRAAVASIPWYRLIVSLVFMFVNYAVLTLNDALALRYIGKALSWSRIAFVSFISNVLSFNLGMSLLTGGSSRYGIYSSYGLSASETAKILAFCSLSVWLGSAGILGVLLLLEPAGIIAQIPLLKVWGRIPGLLLVSFVVLSGFLSWSGKSVRLFGYDISLPPLGYFFAQMSISLLDFLCASLVLFSLLPHSGITSFHFIGCYVISVLLGSLSQIPGGLGVLDSTLIVMLSPWYSGPDLIGALLVYRIIYYLLPLCLSVILLGWRQFYSFGRSAKNVTARAGKVFLAIYPQILSLGVFLSGTVLLFSSATPGLPERLSVLKELFPLEVLELSNFLSSLSGIAILLLAQGIRRRLRIAWVLTTVLLGAGIVLSLMKGLDYEEALFITILLIPLVATRKYFDRDSRLFCSGLSLAWMPPVGLVMASAAWLGYFSHKHGEFASQSIWKFALSGKAPWFLRASVSLSIVVLFLCLWKLFRARSKFVLIPSDDDMEKARDIVMASDQASAALALLGDKSFCFSPSGKSMIFFAEEGSYWFAMGDPVGDQEEFRDLIWSFREHAAMNGAKVVFYEVTDSELPLYIEQGLVLVKIGESGRVPLEGLSFDHGHEWHAQRYTLRKLAKDGSSFRVIPSEDVPSVLPRLREISDQWLKSKQGREKGFSLGFFREEYIRQFKVAIVERQGEIQAFTNLWTSSDKNELSLDLMRHCDNAPADTMEFLFLNTILWAKAEGFAYFDLGMAPLSGITSGPHGSLWSRTAEMLYEHGNIFYNFQGLRLYKEKYHPIWEPRYLAVPHELSLPSVLATAAVLISKGPKGIKK; from the coding sequence ATGGAATTTCTTCGCAGCAGAAAAATAGTGCCGGCAATCGGATTGATCATCACGGCAATTACGCTATATTTTATTCATACAGAGCTCTCGCAGTACAGGTTTGAGGATATCCGTGCGGCAGTGGCTTCTATTCCTTGGTACAGACTGATCGTGTCGTTGGTATTCATGTTTGTTAACTATGCCGTCCTTACTTTGAACGATGCACTGGCCCTCCGCTATATAGGGAAAGCCCTGTCATGGTCAAGGATAGCGTTTGTATCATTCATCAGCAATGTGCTTTCATTCAACTTAGGGATGTCATTGCTGACCGGAGGTTCGTCGCGCTATGGGATATACAGCAGTTATGGGCTCAGCGCTTCTGAAACTGCCAAAATACTTGCTTTCTGCAGTCTCTCCGTCTGGCTTGGTTCGGCAGGTATCCTAGGTGTCCTCTTACTTTTAGAACCGGCAGGAATAATTGCACAAATACCGCTTCTGAAGGTATGGGGCAGGATCCCAGGTTTACTTCTTGTGTCTTTTGTCGTTCTGTCCGGATTTTTGAGCTGGTCAGGCAAGAGTGTGCGTCTTTTCGGATATGACATATCGCTGCCGCCGCTTGGATATTTTTTTGCACAGATGTCAATATCGCTTCTGGATTTTCTCTGCGCTTCGTTAGTGCTTTTTTCATTGTTGCCCCACAGTGGCATAACATCTTTCCATTTCATCGGCTGCTATGTGATTTCTGTGCTTCTGGGCAGCTTGAGCCAGATTCCTGGTGGACTTGGAGTGCTTGACTCAACTCTGATAGTTATGCTTTCTCCATGGTACTCAGGTCCTGATCTTATTGGTGCACTGCTTGTCTATAGGATCATTTACTATCTGCTTCCCCTTTGTCTTTCTGTTATTCTTCTGGGTTGGCGCCAGTTTTATTCTTTTGGCAGGAGTGCGAAAAATGTCACGGCACGTGCAGGAAAGGTATTCCTTGCCATATATCCTCAGATACTGTCGCTTGGTGTCTTCCTTTCAGGAACTGTCCTGCTTTTTTCCAGTGCAACGCCAGGTCTGCCTGAGCGTCTTTCTGTATTGAAGGAATTATTTCCGCTTGAAGTTCTTGAACTTTCAAATTTTCTGTCCAGTCTTTCAGGAATTGCGATCCTGCTTCTTGCCCAGGGGATAAGAAGGAGGCTCCGTATAGCATGGGTTCTAACTACAGTGCTGCTTGGAGCGGGGATCGTGCTTTCTCTGATGAAAGGGCTCGATTACGAAGAGGCCCTGTTTATAACAATACTGCTTATCCCTCTTGTCGCTACAAGAAAATATTTTGACAGGGATTCAAGGCTGTTCTGTTCAGGCCTGTCATTAGCCTGGATGCCGCCTGTTGGCTTGGTAATGGCATCGGCTGCATGGCTCGGCTATTTCTCACATAAGCACGGAGAATTTGCCAGCCAGAGTATATGGAAGTTCGCACTGTCAGGGAAAGCTCCGTGGTTTTTAAGGGCCAGCGTGTCATTGTCGATTGTGGTCCTTTTCCTATGTCTGTGGAAACTTTTCCGTGCAAGATCCAAATTTGTCCTTATCCCGTCGGATGATGATATGGAAAAGGCACGCGACATAGTGATGGCTTCAGATCAGGCATCGGCAGCCCTTGCGCTTCTTGGAGACAAATCCTTCTGCTTCAGCCCCTCAGGAAAATCGATGATATTTTTTGCTGAAGAGGGATCCTACTGGTTTGCAATGGGAGACCCTGTAGGCGATCAAGAAGAATTCAGGGATCTGATATGGTCATTTCGTGAACATGCTGCTATGAATGGGGCAAAGGTAGTCTTTTATGAGGTGACAGACAGTGAGTTGCCGCTTTATATAGAACAGGGACTTGTGCTGGTAAAAATAGGTGAAAGCGGACGGGTGCCGCTTGAGGGCCTTTCCTTTGATCATGGACATGAATGGCATGCCCAGAGATATACTCTGAGGAAACTTGCAAAAGACGGTTCTTCATTCCGCGTTATTCCTTCTGAAGATGTCCCTTCTGTGCTTCCAAGGTTAAGGGAAATATCGGATCAGTGGCTTAAATCAAAACAGGGTAGGGAGAAAGGGTTTTCTCTCGGGTTTTTCAGGGAGGAATATATCCGGCAGTTTAAGGTCGCCATAGTGGAACGGCAAGGTGAAATTCAGGCATTTACCAATCTTTGGACAAGTTCGGATAAGAATGAACTCTCGCTTGACCTTATGCGCCACTGCGATAACGCGCCAGCCGATACTATGGAATTCCTGTTCCTTAATACGATATTATGGGCCAAAGCAGAAGGGTTCGCGTATTTTGATCTGGGTATGGCGCCTCTTTCAGGCATTACCAGCGGACCTCACGGTTCGCTTTGGAGCAGGACTGCAGAGATGCTCTATGAACACGGCAATATCTTCTATAATTTTCAGGGGTTGAGGCTTTACAAGGAAAAATATCACCCGATTTGGGAACCAAGGTATCTGGCAGTGCCGCATGAACTGTCGCTGCCCTCTGTCCTTGCCACGGCAGCAGTGCTCATCTCAAAGGGGCCTAAAGGAATAAAGAAATAA
- a CDS encoding 4Fe-4S binding protein — protein MQVNAEKCVQCGECMAACSKAYFKEESPEFSRVKVNNTAGLANINICSQCGACIGVCPTEALVRDANGVVQVRKDKCTSCLMCVGFCPSASMFFEGSKQTEPFKCIACGICARKCPTGALQLINVPEAK, from the coding sequence ATGCAGGTAAATGCGGAAAAGTGTGTGCAATGCGGGGAATGTATGGCCGCTTGCTCTAAAGCGTATTTCAAGGAAGAATCGCCGGAGTTTTCACGAGTTAAGGTAAACAATACAGCCGGCTTAGCCAACATCAACATCTGCTCACAGTGCGGCGCGTGTATAGGCGTCTGCCCGACAGAGGCGCTTGTGCGTGATGCAAACGGTGTTGTACAGGTCCGCAAGGACAAGTGTACATCGTGTCTTATGTGCGTTGGTTTCTGCCCGTCGGCAAGCATGTTCTTTGAAGGTTCAAAACAGACAGAACCTTTCAAGTGCATCGCATGCGGCATTTGTGCCAGAAAGTGCCCTACTGGCGCCCTTCAGCTTATTAACGTACCGGAAGCAAAGTAA